In Microbacterium maritypicum, the following are encoded in one genomic region:
- the mpaB gene encoding daptide biosynthesis RiPP recognition protein — translation MQDSATTASRPSHRTATAFEQYVSGRRGIVEGAVFFLESGDHIEEVLHAAEPCDIVIAPIRHSDPRTIAYDGSFLEPGDEITLGGRHTFELQDYVAVPFTTFAGPTVVRQFSAVGIAAFLSDADTARNSGVFVGQLLNTEVLLDSWASSLAADLIGDSLGRVHVTRHGEYRDGPDGLLLGSVGDERADIEATAAAGAGRGRSFAGVVDPRVLEADLDDRPWFGRYLAALDLMRGWEGAPPRAAISGFGRHLVAVLDEGGAYPSILAADAPFLVTGDGEEYILVDRVSHRRLRLGVDSARAAECLIATSEEFEATALLATELGTRVSRVAPLVRALQDRFAATGFDVTGYRRHGS, via the coding sequence ATGCAGGACAGCGCGACCACGGCATCACGGCCGAGCCACCGCACGGCCACTGCTTTCGAGCAGTACGTCAGCGGAAGGCGGGGAATCGTCGAGGGCGCCGTGTTCTTCCTCGAATCCGGAGACCACATCGAGGAGGTGCTGCACGCGGCGGAGCCCTGCGACATCGTGATCGCCCCCATACGACATTCCGATCCGCGGACCATCGCGTACGACGGTTCCTTCCTCGAACCCGGCGATGAGATCACCCTCGGCGGGCGCCACACCTTCGAACTGCAGGACTACGTCGCTGTTCCCTTCACCACCTTCGCCGGTCCGACCGTCGTCCGGCAGTTCTCGGCAGTGGGGATCGCCGCCTTCCTGAGCGATGCCGACACGGCGCGGAACTCCGGCGTCTTCGTGGGTCAGCTACTGAACACGGAAGTGCTGTTGGATTCCTGGGCCTCCTCTCTCGCGGCGGACCTCATCGGCGACTCACTCGGTCGGGTCCACGTCACGCGTCATGGGGAGTATCGAGACGGGCCTGACGGGCTTCTGCTCGGGAGCGTGGGCGATGAACGGGCCGATATCGAGGCGACGGCCGCGGCGGGAGCAGGGCGAGGGCGCTCGTTTGCCGGGGTCGTCGACCCTCGCGTCCTCGAGGCGGACCTCGACGACCGCCCGTGGTTCGGGCGGTATCTGGCGGCTCTCGATCTGATGCGAGGGTGGGAGGGCGCACCGCCTCGTGCTGCCATCTCCGGATTCGGCCGCCACCTTGTCGCGGTGCTCGACGAGGGTGGGGCATATCCCTCGATACTGGCTGCCGATGCACCCTTCCTCGTTACAGGGGACGGCGAGGAGTACATCCTGGTTGATCGAGTGAGCCACAGACGTCTCCGACTCGGAGTCGATTCCGCGAGGGCTGCGGAATGCCTGATCGCGACCTCGGAGGAGTTTGAGGCGACGGCCCTGCTCGCCACCGAACTCGGCACGCGGGTGAGCAGGGTCGCT